A single window of Acidobacteriota bacterium DNA harbors:
- a CDS encoding tetratricopeptide repeat protein: MKRWSMNVFVFVALTALLFMAVRWLAPVMGLGGIENEWLQVMSRLMPFAAMAATTSIVFLVLTFRWKSEPSYPEAKRLVEEAEQWSDEFVIGEELELHPNAFAESSSFSIKERLADNETSVVVNPSVVEPTNFPAPAIEPVFASLAGKIHSSGKVKISLPGLSQMKADGAGDLSLKGDLHDTKTILNSEQNMNLTNLAVTETLPNHDGSNAPVSTLLNQLPPSVPEFAGRSFELAELMAARANQENRVLSIQGMGGVGKTTLALKLAHQMTPHYPDAQLFLDLKGASPQPLSVAEVRSHVIRAYMPAARLPENEAELGKLYDSVLKSKRALLLFDNAANTQQIASLIPPAGCLLVVTSRQHLSLSGMFASRLDTLPPAESQELLRRLLPRIGDKAARLAELCGHLPLTMRLAASALAQNVNLGVEEYAKRLIRWQTQEGSRRAVDAVLRASYEMLVPGLRKLWRTLAVFPGTFDVNAAAVVWKIHPERADHALERLMAYSLVERNPATGRYRLHDLMALFAESSLNGQERAIARHHHAAHYQSVLHEADALYEQGGEFLKQGLDLVDMEWRNIQVAQIWAATKFESNRMACDLCNSFPDAGKYVLSLRQHPRERIRWSEAAMAAAKQMQRRKSVGKHLIALGDSYADLSEIHHSIDCYSQALEIARETKNRRSESDALVGLGTAYYLGGDLGRAHEHHEFSLRIAQELEDRRAEANALGALGLTLYALGDARQATDMLERQLHLARELGDRRNESHALGGLGLTHYALGDARMAIDLLNEQFRITREIGDRRGEAGALVNLGYAWSNLKDNQQAIGYLEQSLTVAHEIGDRRSEARALGGLGVAHYLLGNQAQAIEFLERQRTLASEIGDRQNEASALTNLGEAYTSTGELMRAIELLKRAFSITSQMDDVAGQGTALFNLAQALEKLGDRAQAVEQARKAMELFEITQHPSAETVRWQLVKWQ; this comes from the coding sequence ATGAAAAGATGGTCAATGAATGTGTTTGTGTTTGTTGCTTTGACCGCGCTGTTATTTATGGCTGTTCGCTGGTTGGCGCCGGTGATGGGATTAGGAGGCATTGAAAACGAATGGCTGCAAGTAATGTCGCGGTTGATGCCTTTTGCAGCAATGGCTGCAACGACTTCGATTGTGTTTCTGGTTTTAACCTTTCGCTGGAAATCTGAGCCTTCCTATCCGGAGGCAAAGCGATTGGTCGAAGAAGCCGAACAATGGAGCGATGAATTTGTCATCGGTGAAGAACTTGAACTGCATCCAAACGCGTTTGCTGAAAGTTCTTCATTCAGCATCAAAGAACGGCTTGCCGACAATGAGACGTCAGTCGTTGTCAATCCGTCTGTTGTCGAACCAACCAATTTCCCGGCTCCGGCAATTGAGCCGGTTTTTGCCAGCCTCGCTGGAAAGATTCATTCAAGCGGGAAGGTAAAAATCAGTTTGCCAGGTTTATCCCAGATGAAAGCTGATGGTGCGGGCGATCTGTCGCTGAAAGGCGATCTGCACGACACCAAAACCATTCTCAACTCCGAGCAAAATATGAACCTCACGAATCTTGCTGTGACGGAAACGCTGCCGAACCATGATGGATCGAATGCGCCTGTTTCGACTTTGCTCAATCAATTGCCGCCGTCCGTGCCGGAATTCGCCGGACGTTCGTTTGAATTGGCGGAATTGATGGCGGCACGCGCCAATCAGGAAAACCGGGTTCTGAGCATTCAAGGAATGGGCGGAGTCGGCAAAACCACGCTGGCGTTGAAACTGGCTCACCAGATGACGCCACACTACCCGGATGCACAGTTGTTTTTAGATTTGAAAGGAGCCAGTCCTCAACCTTTGTCAGTTGCCGAAGTCCGCTCGCACGTCATACGGGCTTACATGCCTGCCGCGCGTTTGCCTGAAAACGAAGCTGAGTTGGGCAAGCTTTACGATTCTGTGCTTAAAAGCAAACGTGCATTGTTGTTGTTCGACAATGCTGCGAACACACAACAAATTGCCTCTCTGATTCCGCCCGCCGGATGTTTGCTGGTGGTCACTTCGCGCCAGCATTTATCGTTAAGCGGAATGTTCGCCAGCCGCCTGGATACCTTACCGCCTGCCGAATCTCAGGAATTGTTGCGCCGTTTGTTGCCGCGCATCGGAGATAAAGCTGCGCGATTGGCTGAGTTATGCGGCCATTTGCCATTGACGATGCGGTTGGCCGCCAGTGCGTTGGCGCAAAACGTCAACCTTGGTGTCGAAGAATACGCCAAACGGCTGATTCGTTGGCAAACGCAGGAAGGTTCGCGCCGCGCAGTGGATGCCGTTTTGCGCGCCAGTTATGAAATGTTGGTTCCGGGATTGCGCAAACTGTGGCGGACGCTGGCGGTGTTTCCGGGAACCTTCGATGTGAATGCTGCTGCGGTTGTTTGGAAGATTCATCCTGAGCGGGCGGACCACGCGCTCGAACGATTGATGGCCTACAGCCTGGTCGAACGCAATCCGGCGACGGGACGATACAGGCTTCATGACCTGATGGCATTGTTTGCTGAATCTTCCTTGAACGGACAGGAGCGCGCCATCGCACGGCATCATCACGCGGCGCATTACCAAAGTGTTTTGCATGAAGCCGACGCGCTTTACGAACAAGGCGGCGAATTTCTGAAGCAAGGGTTGGATTTGGTGGATATGGAATGGCGAAACATCCAGGTGGCGCAAATCTGGGCGGCGACCAAATTTGAAAGCAACCGGATGGCTTGCGATTTGTGCAATTCATTTCCGGATGCGGGCAAGTATGTTTTAAGTTTACGCCAACATCCGCGTGAACGCATTCGATGGAGCGAAGCTGCGATGGCGGCCGCCAAACAAATGCAACGACGAAAATCGGTTGGCAAGCATTTGATCGCGCTCGGAGATTCGTATGCCGATCTGAGCGAGATTCATCATTCGATTGATTGTTACAGCCAGGCGCTGGAAATTGCGCGTGAGACCAAAAATCGCCGTAGCGAAAGCGATGCCTTGGTGGGTTTGGGAACTGCTTATTACCTGGGTGGCGATTTGGGACGGGCACACGAACACCACGAATTTTCGCTCAGGATTGCGCAGGAACTAGAGGACCGTCGCGCTGAAGCAAACGCGCTTGGCGCACTCGGTTTGACGTTGTATGCGCTGGGCGATGCTCGGCAGGCGACGGATATGTTGGAACGGCAATTACATCTGGCGCGGGAACTCGGCGACCGACGCAACGAAAGCCACGCGCTTGGCGGACTCGGGTTGACGCATTACGCCCTGGGAGATGCGCGTATGGCAATTGACTTGCTGAACGAACAATTCCGCATCACACGTGAAATTGGTGATCGGCGTGGTGAAGCCGGAGCGTTGGTTAATTTGGGGTACGCCTGGTCGAATCTGAAAGATAACCAGCAGGCAATCGGCTATCTGGAACAGTCGCTGACTGTGGCGCATGAAATTGGAGATCGCCGCAGCGAAGCCAGAGCCTTGGGCGGACTCGGCGTCGCGCATTACCTGCTCGGCAATCAGGCCCAGGCAATCGAATTTCTGGAACGCCAGCGAACGCTGGCCAGCGAAATTGGTGATCGTCAAAATGAAGCTTCGGCGCTGACCAATCTGGGCGAAGCCTACACTTCAACAGGAGAGCTGATGCGCGCAATCGAATTGTTGAAACGGGCATTTAGCATCACCAGTCAGATGGACGATGTTGCTGGCCAGGGGACTGCGCTGTTCAATCTGGCACAGGCCCTGGAAAAGCTTGGCGACCGCGCCCAAGCCGTTGAGCAGGCGCGAAAAGCAATGGAATTATTTGAAATTACCCAACACCCGTCGGCTGAAACTGTTCGATGGCAATTGGTCAAATGGCAATGA
- a CDS encoding FKBP-type peptidyl-prolyl cis-trans isomerase yields the protein MTGRSTYIRNDKPLGTSSHSEVWVKRAGVWKAVSWVSIPLKASVLGAKAVTTESGLKYEDIVVGTGASPQPGHQVTVHYTGTLDDGTKFDSSVDRGKPFTFQIGVGQVIKGWDEGVMTMKVGGKRKLVIPPQLGYGARGAGGVIPPNATLVFEVELLETKEAK from the coding sequence GTGACGGGTCGCTCGACGTATATTCGCAACGACAAACCGCTCGGAACTTCCAGCCATTCGGAAGTCTGGGTGAAACGCGCGGGTGTTTGGAAAGCCGTTAGCTGGGTTTCCATTCCGCTGAAAGCATCTGTTCTGGGAGCAAAAGCAGTGACGACAGAATCCGGTTTGAAATATGAAGACATCGTGGTTGGCACGGGCGCAAGCCCGCAACCAGGTCATCAAGTGACGGTACATTACACGGGCACATTGGACGACGGAACAAAATTCGATAGCTCCGTGGATCGCGGAAAACCATTCACGTTCCAGATTGGCGTCGGGCAGGTGATCAAAGGCTGGGATGAAGGCGTGATGACGATGAAAGTCGGTGGTAAACGCAAGCTGGTCATTCCTCCGCAACTCGGTTATGGAGCGCGAGGCGCTGGCGGCGTGATTCCGCCAAATGCGACGCTGGTTTTCGAAGTGGAGTTGCTGGAGACAAAGGAAGCAAAGTAA